The sequence CTAATGATTTGTGGGAATCCCAAATGTTTTCACAAATTCCACGAtctgtaaacttttgtggccgactgCATACACATCAGGCAACCCGATGCCTGCCTTGCTAAAGCATGTTTAGATAAATTCTAAGAGGAATTTACCTCTTACTCACTTGTATTAAATATATATACATTGAATGCATGAAATGGTCTCATTAGACAAATGCTAAACCAGTTTGGATGAAATTGGCTGCATTAAAAATAAACCAGTAAAATTGTAGCAACAGCTGTGCAAAGCTAATATTATTTAGGCGCCGAAATTTTTAACAAAGTGGAAAAATTAAATTGAAAAGAAACTGCAATTCTACAAACTGCATCAGACAGTGCAGAAAGAACAACTGGGAAATAGGAGATGtcctacattttttttatttcttcagtcTTTCTATTAGCGGTGCTGAGGAATATGAACCTGTACTGTGGCAAAGGCCGACAGAATTTAGGCCAAATTCAAAAACTGCAATGTTTAACGAAAATGCGCACAAAATCATGAATCAATTCCACAAAGGCGATTGCGTTCAGTTTCCAATCAGACTTTTCATGCTAATAAGCTATGTGCTGCTCAAGTCACGAACCAAGTTGCGTGCAAAAACAtaaaaagaagacacacacacagcacTGACGTGTAGGAATGTCTTTATACAAACATATATAAACAGACAAATAAAAAACAAGGACATACGTGAACATGTCATGTCACTCCCACCGTCTGGGCATCAAGGGCACGAGTGACATGACATGATTACTACATATCAGTTTCATTTTTCTGTGCTTGTCTTTTACTTCTGTCTAATTATATGTGTCTGCCCTTTCAGAATAATGAAAAGTTGTTAAAAGTCATTGCTGTGTGTGTCCTCTTATGACCTTGTCCAGTGTTGTGCTATTTAAAATTCAAGACGATCAGCCTCCAACAGGTCTCAATTCAGACGTTATAAATTTAAATATGCTTTTCTTTCATATTCTGGGCTCTCTGAACACGATTAAACTAAAAGTGTGAAGATAAAATTTGGACGAAAGAAGAATGGAAATGAGAACAGCATCACGTTAATTTTCTTTCTACTTTTCGTCAAATTTCTATCTCCATGCTGTTAGTTTAATCACGCCTAAACCAACTAACCCAAATGTGCATCTTGCTTCTCTAAACAACCTGACAACAGCACACTGACAGAATGTAAAAAAAGCAAACATTTCCTTTTACCAACATCTTTCTTTGTTCCCTGTCGTTCCTCCAGCTTGATCTCCTTCTTTGGGTCTTTGAACACATTATGGTTTAAAATGACAGCGTATCCATGGGGGCTGTTTGTCATGGAATACCGCGGCACTGTTTCACCTAGACGTGAAGAAATTGACCTTCGGTAAGCAACAGGCAGCTTTATCTGTCAACACTGAGTATCTCCTCTGAATGGCCAGAGTGGATACAGAATGGCACAAGACTTCACTATCCACGCAAGTATGTACCAGTTTAACCAATTCTTTGAGCATTCCATGTTTGACAATACAAAGTGAATAGTATGTGGTGTCTTATTTACATAAAGAACTGGCCCCAGTGTGTCATTAAAGACACAGCCCCATGGCAAATCTATGCCCCAACATATGGCCATATGTTGCCCAGATTGAACTGTGTACTTGAAGTGATTGGTTACTAGGCTGAAATTAAGCATTACAATTACCCATATGCTTGTAATTCATTAGGAAAAGCTTGGGAGATCTACCCCAACAACCAAGACCACCAATTTAAATTAACTGTGTGTCTCATTCAACCAGACATCTGCATGACTGctataagaaagaaaaatgactTCCTGCATGGCATTCTACATAGCACACAAACACATTGCAATTCAACACTCACGGACTCGCCGCCACATCCGCCATGCCTCGTAAAACTTGCAAATGACTTGTGATAATGCAAAGTTGTATGAAAATTCAAAGTTCCAGTTCATTCTAAATATTTCAGTTGTCCAGCATGCTTTAAATGCATTTTAACAAACTGTTCTGAAAAATGGGGGAAAAAAAACTCCGCAATGTCAAACAATATCCAAGCAGTGTTTACCACTGAGAACTCCTCACTTCTCTTGATGAGCTGCTTAATTTAAACAAGGCTTTCTGTTAGTTCAAACTTCTTTTAATTTCCCAGGGCATAGTGATTGGGCTAGAAATTTCTCATGAGAGGGACATTCACAGAGCATGTACAATCAAAATGTACCCATATTTTGATGTTATAAGGCTACTGTGAGCAGTAAAAGGTACTGATAATGAGATATAGACTTTTTCAAACTGCTTGAgaacaatttgaaaaaaaaaatctttgtgTCACAATGCATCTCACAATGCATGTCTTAACTCTGTCTCCACCTGATATCACTTGGGCTGTGTGAAAGgacttctgttttttatttgaagCACACCTTAACTAGCTCTTGGTCATTCAAATCTAAACAAAAATCTGCAGTACCTGTAGTATAATGTAGCACTACAGGCAGCACTGTGTAGCCTAGGTGGCGCAGCATACCATTCTgcaccttcttgcatttctcagTGCCTAATCAGTATAGGTTAGCCATACGGATGTATAAATAGTGGCATAAATCATAAGAGTTTCTCGCTATactacctagagggaaatctggcactgctgcgctgttgaatgcatgggaatgccggtgtatggtgacttcggattggcatcgtccTCGAAGaaccaggacaccttgaagacatGCCTGGCTAGTACGTTTCGTCTGTCAAATTATTCATTTCCTGCTAAAACAGCATGTAATGTGCTGTTTacctttattattacacaaaaacatgttttgtttatttatgagGACTTGTGATTGAATATCTAATTACGCTGATAGTAAAAACTATCAGCGTTGGAGGAAAAGTAGGAGGACAGATGACAAGGTCTGcactcgctttggaacagtttgtcacCTGTTCGTGTTGGAATTGCTAGATTCTGCATTTTATGTGAGTAAACTTCATTGAAAAATGTAATATGGGTGAAAcaaaaccttttatgaagattttattttagGAACGCATAATCCGGGTAGCCATATCCACATTTTAGACGAAGCTTCGTAGAACACCCGCCGACACAAGGCCTCGCACACCcatataccatcattcccatgatggcagCGCTCGTTAGAAAACTCCCATAGATGGCGGCGCCAGGTTTACCTCTAGGTaatacagtgagaaactctacgGCGTGAATCACAGTTTCCTAAAATTACTAGAGATAACTCTGGCACTGCGATCATCAGCCACCATGGAAACAATAGGTAGTAGATGGATTCTGTCTGATCTTCTTGCTTGGGGCTTCAGACGTTATTGCGGCTTCGTTTATTGCAATTTATCCGGGGCTTaaattggcctaaatttcaaagcaatttatacTTTCTTTAATGCAGAGGGTAATAATATTCTGCTAGCACGCATAGTCACTGCTAATTATGGTGGTTTTGCTTGTTCATACAtctgtggcgtaatggtttcaataccgGGCCTCTATGCTAGAGGTCTGGTGTTCAAATCCTGCCAtcagacaattttaataatgtttatttaattatttataacacaGTGCTTTCTTATAAATGATCACTTTGCAAAGacacgaagccatttaaagcctgaaggacgaagtttaggcaaatccatgtactacccatcgtTCCTACGCCGGCTGAACTGCCGTGtatgcagctcccgtagacactagcccCACAGTCCCCTTTAGCGagtgtatgaaactctatggcattAATAAACATTCGGGGGATCATTCCTAACAAAGAGGAGTGTGGCTTGAGGTGTGTTCTCCACAGCACCAAAGAGGGTGCCTTAGCTGCCGCATTGACAGACTTAAGCCAAAGTATATACTTCTTAATGAATGATAGCTTCACGGGTGTGTATTATTGTATGTGATAGTTGGTTTGGCGAAACTAAATTGCCTCAACATGTGCTAGGTGGTTTggcaaaattaaattgcttcgaCATTTTCTAAAGCAACACTGACAAGCAGCAGTCTTAAAACAAGAAACTGTTACAGGAGCAAGCTTACAACACCACATGACCAGCGCCTAACACTGAGATGAAGGATACCGGGAGACACGGTCAGTGTTCATCTTTGTCCCCGTGTCCTTACACTGGTTGTCGAAGTGCAGTACCAACTCGGCCAAAGCTTCGCTTAACTGCTAATAACACCAGTACTAGGACAAATCACTCGCAAGTATGATACTTACAGAGATGCTCCAAGAGTTCTTCATTGTTGTATGCTGCCCTTATATGTTCGTAAAGAGCAGAATAGTTGTCCAGTGTAATGATGCTGTTCTCGTACAGCAGCACGATGACTGCTTCCGCATGTGTTGGCACACTGGACAGTGAAGATTCAGGCAGAAAATGCCTCAAGATCTCTGCAGCCTCCTCATCCAAGCAGGACTCGCAGAAGCCGGCCAACTCGCGCCTTGAACGAGAGAGAAAGGTTGCAAAAATATAAAGGTTTCCAAGCACTATCAGCAGTTAAAGAAAGGCACTTTCCCATGCACAATGACTTGCCACTTAAAAGGCTTTCTATAGAAAGGGCTCTCATTCGCTGTAAATAAGCATTTTTGGAAATTTTTGGTATGAAATCGCTTATTGAGACAGTGCACCTCGCATGCAATGGGCCCAAGCAGTGTCAGAGCTGAACACACTCTCACTTCTGCACATCACTCAATGACTATTTGAATGATACCGATAGCTGTTACAGCACAGGTCAAACGGGACTGCTGAGTGTTGCTATGGTTGTCTGCCCCTTAATTGATATGTAATGACGAGAGATGAAACGTACAGTTAACAGTGACTATGACGTGAGCTTGCATCACTGGAATTTGCACAGCCGGCCCTTAATAAGAAACAGCATGTAAAAGCATCCAGTTCTCAATCAACACCTGCTGCCACGATGGCTGCCCACATTGATGTGGGATCAGAGAGATCTGTTTGTCCCGTTTGTCCCAATTCTTGGGCTTCCCAACAATGCTCCAAATGGCTGCTAATGTATATGTAGTCTCATGGCCTCTCTCCTTTCTGCCCGAGCGTCTCAGGTGCTGACGGTATAACTCATTACAACCAGGGTATGTAGTCAGATTGGCCGATATGTATGGTTAAGGCAACTAACCAAAATTTCCTGACACTCCTGGGCGACTGGTAAAGTGTGCTGGCTTTGTGGCTGCAGATTCCAAATATCCTTCGCATGAGCTCGAACTTGTGCATTACGTACAGCATCTCCAAGGCGGTTTCATCGACCGACGCGCCGCACTCGACCAAACAACCCTTGACGACGTCGAAGTCTGAACTGGCACCGGTCAGGTAGCGCACCAGGGCGCgcgatcgctgcgaaggcggtacgCCGTGCTGAGAGTTCATCGCGCCGTATACGAGAAACGCGAAGCGCACGCGGTCGACGCCAACTAATTCGTTGACAACGGCTACATAGCGGCAGGCGGGCGTCTGCAAAGCCTGCGTAATCGCAGCGTCTTTGGGGAGGAGTTGAGCGTCTGGACTGAACGCGACAGCCATGTCTGGAGCGCGAACCGCGAAGTCGCTGCGAtcatgtagtgagaaactctatggttgccaTAAACCCGCTTCCTTCTAGATGTTGCAACGTTTCGATGCAATACTGCGCAATGCGATGAGCAGATTCACAGGTGCCTAATACGGAAGAGGCGAGGATGGTAGTAAGGCCCGTAACGCTAGCATGCGACCGGCATAACGGCAACCGATCACATATCGAATCCGTTTCTAGGGGCTATAGACTGTAGTGACGATTCAATACGGAAGATTGGTAGCCGTCGTGATCGTAATGCGCTAATCAGATTGCATTGACACCAGCTCAACACCACAGTTCATTCTTGCAGCTCTGTGCTGCTTGTCCAACTGGCCGAACATAAGGCGCCGGCACGGGCACAAGGGCCCCGTGGAAGTTTCGCCGGTTTCGCTCTGCCTTGCGGGGTGTTGATCTCGATCGTTCCGATAGGCGTTCCCGTGGTATCAAGCCATAGAACACGGAACGAGGTTACCACATCGACGCTACAAGTTCATCTTGCTGTTCAAACAACGCGCACAGCACTGAGATAACCGATGGGATATCGTTGATACGATGTACGAGGTCAACGATATATACATGCATACACGCACGGACCGCAGTTCCGCCCAACGTTGGTTCCGCCTTGATACGGATCAACAGGAGGCGTTGTACGGATCCTAGATAAACAAGATAACCAATCCCTAGGGAAAACAAGCTTTTTTTCATCTAGAGCTTAAAGCACCTCGACTAGGGATTGGCCTGCAGCGCTACCGTGCGTTACTTAATAAAGTGACGGTTTTTGCGTCATATTTTTCGTAACCGTGATCTCGGAAGCAACGTTGCGATCGCGACTGGAAAGGGGTACAGTGAACACACGACCAGCCACGAACtcgacgagacgttcatttgagggatcgccagtcgttcgTGCGCAGGCGCCAGTAAGAGAGAGAGCGCgaaagagaaaatctgggggcttttgctccttaaatatgactctgcctaggtactacggaggaggcttcttagcgcgtgttgtaggcttttgtccctaggcgtgccgttATTGCGGAGTGGGATCGAGTTTGTTCACGCTCGGACGCTGTAggttacagtgaactagaagtatTGGGAATATCTTCTAGTGCACTGTACtgtaggtgaagcagcgggctgTCGTGGCGGGtcgtagctttctcgcgccttacggcgatgtaccttataaatgtttctgtgggagcagtagcgactgtAGTAGAGcctgggccgcatatattgaaaatctagcaaccgcggttgaacgtaAGCAGCTGAAAGGCTGCCGATGACGATGACTCacccagcaccagcgccgcaggcgcgagaaagtctgtccgacgtgcATTCAgcggcaaagttctgactggtgttgcagaattcGCGGGGCGCGGTGGTGCTGAAATTAACGtgacaagttggcggctggacgtgtCTATGTTTATTCATTCGTGTTTTTTTTACTAAGTGCAATAACTTGTTCCCAAGCAGCAGAATGTCCCCGTTACAAAATCGGCCCGACGTCGCtggccgactgcaaaacggttggcccgacctcggcaCCCGATGGGGCACCCGATGGCGGGCCGGTATCGGGGATTGACACTGGCCTCACGTCTAGCGaccatattggcctcgagctccaccactggaaaagctggcgccaccgtcggcgtgacgtgctaggagggatcacgtggacacagcggccgcgtcggctgctgcttcgggcgcgccgaagcgagctgaaaacgagtttaaattccctcgtacgctgcggtcctcatttagtggcgaaactttcccgcttcgagtgtctcctttacaacgcttcaaagtattacaataggtagtggctgcctttgaaggcgcgcaacatggtaggctactgctcggtgccgcagggccggacgcacgtaacggaggccggtgtaagccttattcacacgtagccgcaggaaaagaagctgcgtgaagcttggctcgcgaaacataaaaccggcaaacagtcatcggctacaactcgggtatgcagcaagcacaaacgcgaggaacatttctgctacggcgcccggtctgcgatgttctgaaaacgcgcactgagacgctcgcccgagtccgctacctgactaatgtcatgacggtttggtctatgaacttgtcgatgctatagatactggcaagttcactggagtggaaaggcagctaTAAGAAgcagcacatttaaaaaaaagcatggcatatggtcatgtttgtgttatgaattaatgcacgggattacaaaaaaggagcagcgggaaattgcacgctgagaacaccgataaacatacagtgcgacgcaactcgagaaataatattggaaGGTtgaaagaatttagaagaaaaaaaaaagattgaatcgtcgcgactgcacatcacagtccccgtaggcgtcgaagtctctacaatgaaattatttttgaacagctctgatagcgcccacgcaacaatggttgcttgtatactgtcaaatgctcattaTTCTGCGGcgtaaagctcatggcacggtgcgaaaacgcgcgcgcggaggaagcgaaacagtgcgcggacaagcatgcagacgcccagtcggtcgctgcgaatctgcgcgatcgctgcattgaggcttcgttctattacgctccatttagttatacaaacactataataacatatttcacatagtttgctctcagcgtttacctacctttcacgcaagaagccggttcgggagactccatcgcggcgaccgcgcgcagtggcgttcactgtacgtattcggtaaagagatagcgtttgtaaacgattgtgtgctttcagtttgcccaagattattatttagacagtaagagacttctctcgtttcgaaagtacttacagaaatgtccgggagagctcgcgcgtggtgttttcagtgagcgctgacagcaaaacctatgaggagcgcgccacgtgatccctcatactacgccagcgaggcgcttccgatagatggcgactccgtaactcctcgccgccaatatcgGCAAGTGGCCCAGCCACTGTAGCCGACGTGGCCGAGTGCACACCGCATGCGGGCCGACTACGACCCAATATTTCGTAAGCACCGGTTTGCCTTAGGCCATCGGTCGGGTGCGGACGTTTTTTTCTTAATTATTATTATCTTATATTAAAAAACACAtccggtgtttctttttttgctgcgtgTTGCGTTTTCAGGTCAACGATGTACAGTTTATTAGAGACGTTTAACTCGCGCTGACAATTAATATACGCGATATGCGCGTAATTCACATGTGAAACATAATTAAACGCCTCTAATTCTCTGTACTCGTTAGTGTAAATACGCAACAGCAACAAAACGAACACGTGAACGCAGTGTTTTCTCTTTTTTGGTATTTATATTGCAATCATAAAATACATTAACTTTTTCGTGCAGCAGTGTAAACAATTTGCAAGTAGTCTTTGTTCACTGAAATAGTATGATACAGCTAAAGGGCAGCGCTGGTCTGCTGTGAAAGTTTCCCATACTGCCCGGGAGGCTCTTTCAGCCGTTCCCGTGTTCTTGGCTCTGAACAGTATAGCATCCGGCATTTCTCTGTCACCGTCGAGAGTGAAGCTTGGTTAGTTACAGTGCTCATAAAAACTGTAataaacgaacaaacaaataatatAGTAATGAATAACTCTATGGGGAACCAGGCAAATGAGTTAGTGGACTTTTTTTCACAGTCATGTGCAAGAAATCCCGATCCTGACACAGTCATagacaaaataattattttgtcgTTGCACATGCATGTAATAAACATATACTGTGCACTTTCAGTGAAAATTAGTCCGTTCAACTTCTGCGACGTGATTCACGCTCGAGCCGCCCAAGGAAACTGCACAAACAAAATAAcacgcagactgccacgagacaaatgtataggtatacataacgtcgagactgcggtgacaaagtattacacgtaaactacgaaaatgcGACAATAGAAAAATTGAGGAACAACTTCAATATGCGCTGTCCGCAAGGTTTCCCATACGTGTCTTGttgtctgatgttcctagatctactctGGTCCATATGCGGAGAAGtgccacacacaatccattcttacctgcaatgcaccagacgtatatcGTACGTACTGGGTATTTatagttttgtttttttcatctgtgggaCGGAACAAAAGCGACTTCGAATTATGACTTTTTGCAATgacaaccagacaagcgtcttacctgatttcttcccgaatggtgataacagttcAGAGCGTCATTCGCACACTGTTCTTCAATTTAAGTAGTGTCGTTCACGTGTTTCCTAGAGAAAAATTGAGGAAAATACGTCACGCgtacaagacgaaaaaataatattacaaATATATACCTGaaagtacgtctcacatttccTTGTCCGAACTCTCGAACGCTTGTTCCGTTTCATATaaagctcttctttctttcttcctgtcagaaaaaaataaacacaaaaaacAAGGAGTTCatcatacgttgcaaaaccatttacGCAATACAAAGCGAGTTTTGTTCCCTTGACAAAGACGGTCATGAACtacacaacgtgaaattaaaatgccacttacgagtacgcatatcttgTACGGCGAGACACGGCTGCTCCACTGCAGGGAAAgggcttgcgctgttcttgtccGTGTCACTTTGTGTAGTTTGCGTTTATATGCGCAGTCTATGATcacagaaatgcaccaactagtctaccaagagacgcggaacgagctggcatccagagctagcatttgACGGGAACTCGCGCCCCTGCCGCCCTGCCTGCGTCCTCGCGAACAGGCGGCGTTGCGCCTGACGAAGCAAaaatatggatggatggatggatggatgcaaaactttaataaggtcctgaggtacgcgactcagcgcgctgtgGGCCGCTcgcacgttgggacagtcaggccttgcccgaccgccgcatcgtgggccctctggacagcccatagttgcgccccggcatcggggctcttgatagcggagaaccacttgtcctcattgctttgttctgtgcctcgtaacgaggggcaacgccagagcatatggtctaggctagcgatgtcattgcagtgcctgcaagaactagtggcataggtgtcgggataaattttgtggaataaagccgggttgggatatgagcctgtttgcaataatctgagggtcaatgcctgcgctctatttaacttcttgtgtggaaggggaaagtctctcctgccgagatagaagtgctgcgcaatttcgttgtatgtggtcggttgatctctgttctccaccacggcGCAAAAATAGCTAACAAAGAAATACCCGCCTCGCtttctcgccccgtcctcgctggtgggagctgatgctgacGGAGAGAATCAcccgtccctgctttccaagaagctcttcattccttctgggagagggaATGCGTCGCAAGACGTCGCatcttgttttgtttccttttgtacTTGCTCATTATTACAGTGTGCAATTATCTTTGTTTTGAAAGTCTCGCTGTAAAGGCTCTTATTAAACTTTTgcacgcacaaagacaggacgtcgaacgaacaagggacacacaacatgcgcaAACTTCAATTGGCTTTTATTGTGACAGTGACATATATACGCTCCCACAATCAAGAAAAACAGGatggcaagaaaacaaaagtaaattaaaggctctgccaagcgaaaggaGGCTGCGGATTTGTCAAtctgtatctgacagctttttctgcccCTCCGCTATCTGTACCTTTGCAAGGCAGAAATAAATCATTTGAATTTTAATGAATATTTATCGTCAAAGCATCACGTCTACATGTGTACGAAGTTCGATATGTGCGTGCATGTACGCACAGTCAATACGCGCTTTGCAGGGAGCTTTGCACGAAAATGGTAGTTATATATGCTTCCCAGGAGACGGCGCTTGAAAAAAACACTCATCATATATACCATGAATTTATAATTCCtaactgcttgattgttgaaTGTCATTAGTTCACTGAGCAAAAATTGGAAGAACTTGATCTAACTCTAGTTCTTCCCAATCAAATACACGTCGACACCAGAAATGCTCCATTTGTATGACTTACATTGATTGGCATGCAGCCTTAATTATTCTTAGACGAATCGACAATAGCTACAAAAATTGCAGACTTTGACATCTCTTCACAATTCGGCTTCGTATAACCACTTCTCCCACACTCCCCAGTGAAAACATCCAACCGAAATGTTTTCCTAGAACTGTACAGTCCGCAAGTCGCCTGCGCTTATATCGTTTGGCCATTTTTGCTGCGCTGCGACAGGGCAGTTTAATATTAACACGCTgttcgcgaacaattttgcttgactctttctgcagttcagattactattacgagaactgtctaacgcaatatccacttgattaaattttgttccccgttaaatagttattttctcgatCGTATACAcctagaaaaagaaagcaataatgaacgaTGTAATAGTGCTACAAACATCTCCGTTTTCgaagtattgaaatcttgtgATTTTTCGTAAAGGAAATGTAGTACTTTCGCCACATGTCTTCTTCCTCCAACTTCCACATTGGTCCCCACTAACTCTTATTCTCATAATAGTGGTAATTGCGTGCGCAATCGCATATACAGCGAGaataaatttgattctgatttcatAATTCACTCTAATTACTACTGTTCGAACAGTCCAGAACAAAACACAGAACCATCATTTAGCCGGAAGTTTATCTAACAGCCAGATGAACTGCTCTTTTCTTCGGATAtgatcttttcttcatcatgggcggaccatatgcaacaccttctaaccgtgctgtgtcgtctacgtgaggccaacttaactgttaaggctcccaaatgccaattaaggcgcgcggaggtagcttacctaggtcatgtaatagggcaaggtcatcgtcggccttccgaggttaaactgaccacAATAGACAACTTCGCGCAACCAcccaccaagcgggacatcaggtcattccttggcttggcgggttattaccaaagatatatatcccgcggtattccgagattgcgagtttaacggatgctctcagaaaaacataaccacaaacggtaaagtgggatgacgcaaaagaaaaggcttttagtatgctgaagaaagcgcTAAAGATCGaatcagccagtgttgaacgcgcccgactactctaagccattcattcttcagtgtgatatGCCAGCGACAGcagtatgggggtggtgctttgtcaaaagagaaATGACGAGcacgaacaccctgtactgtacgccagtagaaagctttcagttcgtgaggaagcatacagtggggggggggggggggtcattagaaaaagaatgcgcctgcgtagtatgggcggtgcagaagctatcTTGCTTTATCGCGGGTttaaggttcaccatagagactgaccactgtctcCTCActtggctgcagtccatgtctacgaaaaatggccgtcttttgcgctggagcttggctcttcaacagtacaccttcgagattcgctacaagaagggtaagcttaacggcaatgccgacggtttgagtcgttgcccctagagtaacgaaagcctcatgctcacccgggtttccctggcatttttacgttcgttcatacgtttttttccgaagtgtagtcgattgttagctgattttaataaccacgtcaTAACGCTTTctagaaatggctgtttttagtgttcaagggggggggggggggggggggccgacGCCGCGCGTAAGGAAAGGGACTTgtaggagggtggccttgtgctcgctgctttgtggttgtgggcccggcactgttctggggtgattgcttgcccacgcgGGAGACGAGTAGTGCTTGAaagaccaatttcaccggaccggaccagggagaaaagtcaca comes from Dermacentor andersoni chromosome 9, qqDerAnde1_hic_scaffold, whole genome shotgun sequence and encodes:
- the LOC126527983 gene encoding caspase-1-like; the encoded protein is MAVAFSPDAQLLPKDAAITQALQTPACRYVAVVNELVGVDRVRFAFLVYGAMNSQHGVPPSQRSRALVRYLTGASSDFDVVKGCLVECGASVDETALEMLYVMHKFELMRRIFGICSHKASTLYQSPRSVRKFWRELAGFCESCLDEEAAEILRHFLPESSLSSVPTHAEAVIVLLYENSIITLDNYSALYEHIRAAYNNEELLEHLCETVPRYSMTNSPHGYAVILNHNVFKDPKKEIKLEERQGTKKDVDVLKQLWEELDFDVRVYDDYTLSEIEKLLHEIATVWDHRKSDALVFIILSHGYRGGFYASDCKKVNLDTIESYLCEKCDGLRDKPKVLCVQACQSEGLSEPLPRTTGERRSRAHMLKFMSTVPYSLSYRDPHYGSVFVQAFVDAVRRHWRNHDLLQIGTFINSGVADKPIPVVSSDGRNINWSSQTSEVSNTLTRSLHLGKK